In Pseudofrankia saprophytica, one genomic interval encodes:
- a CDS encoding asparagine synthase-related protein, with product MTTLTRAMPRTPRVLAPGAPWFAVLPDTPAGGALGAAVLAADDTVAAVRRGSGRPWLIGRWAASATTTADSATAATGTGTAAGTRAGSVTAARTGAAASTAAGIVHAAVGRSRLALIGDVPIGPGELADRLARVRDVADLDQLANELPGSFHLVAEIDGHGRVQGTASGLRRVFHAGLSASPVPGCPGGNRLDGSRLDGAVVAGDRADVVMALSGDRPDLDLTALALCLVDPVAPHPLDDRPLWLGLTAVPPDHWLRVDPPGTAGPAATHRRWWHAPKPELDGRVGAAALRRALVEAVGFRTAAGGTVTADLSGGLDSTALCFLAAAGAATVVPYTGVGRDPADEDAAWAALARAALPGAADGSPGAFELLPRERVPLVYDGIGLAGEPLDRPFIGVIDRAKLLAGLRLAGRHRPRLHLCGLGGDEVAQGSPNCLAGLALGHPLAAYARLRALRAQGRWPLAASVWTLRPRSYRTWLADLLAPASRPDRRRARAHPRRRLRRLSPRPVAELDWSIPPRIPAWLTPRAVELLRAALTEAVEEAEPLGPTRDRHADLFAIRAGAAVARGFAQLAAPTGPPLTTPFYDDRVVEAALAVRTAERCTPWEYKPLLKAAMRFHVPADCLRRQTKAEGSVEEEAGLRTNQDALRALFTGSRLAALGLVDEEALLRACRYTPAPDLPHLALQQTAAAEVWLRAWDIP from the coding sequence ATGACGACTCTGACCCGCGCGATGCCGCGGACGCCTCGGGTGCTCGCGCCGGGCGCGCCGTGGTTCGCCGTCCTTCCGGACACGCCCGCCGGCGGCGCCCTCGGCGCCGCCGTGCTGGCCGCGGACGACACCGTCGCGGCAGTGCGACGTGGCTCCGGCCGACCCTGGCTGATCGGCCGATGGGCCGCCAGCGCGACCACCACGGCCGACAGCGCCACCGCGGCCACCGGCACCGGCACCGCTGCTGGCACCCGCGCCGGCAGTGTCACCGCTGCTCGCACCGGCGCCGCCGCCAGCACCGCTGCTGGCATCGTGCACGCGGCCGTCGGCCGGTCGCGGCTCGCACTGATCGGCGACGTTCCGATCGGCCCCGGTGAGCTCGCGGACCGGCTCGCGCGCGTCAGGGACGTCGCCGACCTCGACCAGCTGGCGAACGAGCTGCCCGGCAGTTTTCACCTGGTCGCGGAGATCGACGGCCACGGCCGGGTCCAGGGCACGGCCTCCGGCCTGCGCCGCGTCTTCCATGCCGGGCTGAGCGCCTCCCCCGTCCCAGGCTGCCCCGGCGGAAACCGTCTCGACGGCAGCCGTCTCGACGGCGCGGTCGTCGCGGGAGACCGCGCGGACGTCGTCATGGCCCTCAGTGGGGATCGCCCTGATCTCGATCTCACCGCGCTCGCGCTCTGCCTGGTCGATCCGGTCGCCCCGCACCCGCTCGACGACCGGCCGCTGTGGCTGGGCCTGACCGCCGTCCCGCCCGACCACTGGCTACGCGTCGACCCGCCGGGCACCGCCGGGCCGGCCGCGACCCATCGGCGCTGGTGGCACGCGCCGAAACCGGAGCTCGACGGCCGCGTGGGCGCGGCGGCGCTGCGCCGTGCCCTGGTCGAGGCCGTGGGTTTCCGTACGGCGGCTGGCGGCACCGTCACCGCCGACCTGTCCGGCGGGCTGGACTCCACCGCCCTGTGTTTCCTCGCCGCCGCCGGGGCGGCGACGGTCGTCCCCTACACCGGGGTGGGACGTGACCCGGCGGACGAGGACGCCGCCTGGGCCGCCCTCGCGCGCGCGGCGTTGCCCGGCGCCGCCGACGGCTCGCCAGGCGCCTTCGAGCTGCTCCCCCGCGAGCGCGTCCCGCTGGTCTACGACGGGATCGGCCTGGCCGGCGAGCCGCTCGACCGCCCGTTCATCGGGGTGATCGACCGCGCGAAGCTGCTCGCCGGGCTCCGCCTCGCCGGCCGCCACCGACCCAGGCTGCACCTGTGCGGCCTCGGCGGCGACGAGGTGGCGCAGGGATCGCCGAACTGCCTGGCCGGCCTCGCTCTCGGCCACCCACTGGCCGCGTACGCGCGGCTGCGCGCCCTGCGCGCGCAGGGCCGCTGGCCACTCGCCGCCAGCGTCTGGACGCTGCGCCCGCGTTCCTACCGGACCTGGCTCGCCGACCTGCTCGCCCCCGCGTCCCGCCCGGACCGCCGCCGCGCCCGCGCCCATCCCCGCCGGCGTCTTCGGCGCCTGTCGCCGCGGCCGGTCGCCGAGCTCGACTGGTCGATTCCGCCGCGGATTCCGGCCTGGCTTACCCCCAGGGCCGTGGAGCTGCTGCGCGCCGCGCTCACCGAAGCGGTCGAGGAGGCCGAGCCGCTCGGTCCCACCCGGGACAGGCACGCCGATCTGTTCGCGATCCGCGCCGGCGCGGCCGTGGCACGTGGCTTCGCGCAGCTCGCCGCCCCTACCGGACCACCGCTGACCACACCGTTCTACGACGACCGGGTGGTCGAGGCGGCGCTCGCCGTGCGGACGGCCGAACGATGCACGCCCTGGGAGTACAAGCCGCTCCTGAAGGCGGCGATGCGCTTCCACGTGCCGGCGGACTGTCTGCGGCGGCAGACGAAGGCGGAAGGCTCGGTCGAGGAGGAGGCGGGGCTGCGCACCAACCAGGACGCCCTGCGCGCCCTGTTCACCGGGTCGCGGCTGGCCGCGCTCGGGCTCGTGGACGAGGAGGCGCTGCTGCGGGCCTGCCGATACACCCCGGCGCCCGACCTGCCGCACCTGGCGCTGCAGCAGACCGCCGCCGCCGAGGTCTGGTTACGCGCCTGGGACATCCCGTAG
- a CDS encoding lasso RiPP family leader peptide-containing protein: MKARYEMPELDGAGSFAEVTGGRFGWGRDWLWRSFWGGYPRGPGGGGGGGVIIIGGGGGGW; encoded by the coding sequence ATGAAGGCTCGTTACGAGATGCCCGAACTGGACGGTGCCGGCTCGTTCGCCGAGGTGACCGGTGGCCGGTTTGGCTGGGGTCGTGACTGGCTTTGGCGCAGCTTCTGGGGTGGCTACCCCCGCGGCCCCGGCGGCGGTGGAGGCGGCGGTGTGATCATCATCGGCGGAGGCGGAGGCGGCTGGTGA
- a CDS encoding AfsR/SARP family transcriptional regulator — MHTAATAAAVIAGDHRDDGGAEVGLDVARFGALGPLEVSAADGTPVFIGQRKRRRLLSLLLLHAGSWVGTEQIGVALWEDDPPRSALGNIKTYVSELRHALPSPPPTASTSAGHDPPTAAHRPGRIASRDGEYAIRLAPGELDVDLFDAGARAGDDALAEGDPARAVRLLEQALKLWRGRPYDDLPADLAVAETARLEELRWNAWENLADARLRLGQHGLVLPALRALTIEHPTRERLWGQLLVALDQDGRRAEALRAYQAVYRTLTERLGIEPGEDLRALHQRILRGTGGPAATELSGPRPAHADARPAHAGPPPARRHRRGSPR, encoded by the coding sequence ATGCATACAGCCGCGACCGCAGCCGCTGTCATCGCCGGCGATCATCGCGATGACGGCGGCGCGGAGGTGGGTCTGGACGTGGCCCGGTTCGGCGCCCTGGGGCCGCTGGAGGTCTCGGCGGCCGACGGAACGCCCGTGTTCATCGGCCAGCGCAAGAGACGTCGCCTGTTGTCCCTGCTCCTGTTGCACGCGGGCTCCTGGGTGGGCACCGAGCAGATCGGCGTGGCGCTGTGGGAGGACGACCCCCCACGCTCCGCGCTCGGCAACATCAAGACGTACGTCTCCGAGCTGCGCCATGCGTTGCCCTCACCGCCGCCGACGGCGAGCACGTCGGCGGGTCACGATCCGCCGACCGCGGCGCACAGGCCCGGCCGCATAGCCAGCCGGGACGGCGAGTACGCCATCCGGCTGGCACCTGGCGAGCTGGACGTCGACCTGTTCGACGCGGGGGCCCGTGCTGGCGACGATGCCCTCGCCGAAGGAGATCCGGCCCGGGCCGTCCGGCTGCTCGAGCAGGCGCTGAAGCTCTGGCGTGGCCGGCCGTATGACGACCTGCCCGCCGACCTCGCGGTCGCCGAGACCGCCCGGCTCGAGGAGCTGCGCTGGAACGCCTGGGAGAACCTGGCCGACGCCCGCCTGCGGCTCGGCCAACACGGACTGGTGCTGCCGGCGCTGCGCGCGCTGACCATCGAGCACCCGACCAGGGAGCGGCTGTGGGGCCAGCTCCTGGTCGCGCTCGACCAGGACGGCCGGCGGGCCGAGGCGTTGCGCGCCTACCAGGCGGTCTACCGGACCCTCACCGAGCGGCTCGGCATCGAGCCGGGCGAGGACCTGCGTGCCCTGCACCAGCGCATCCTGCGCGGCACCGGCGGGCCGGCCGCCACGGAGCTGTCCGGCCCGCGGCCCGCCCACGCCGACGCGCGGCCCGCCCACGCCGGCCCGCCGCCGGCCAGGCGGCACCGCCGCGGATCGCCACGGTGA
- a CDS encoding class II glutamine amidotransferase: MCQMFALTSGAQPIEATFWLLDAPDSERARTSRSPDGAGIATFAPDGTPRVIKQPITERAGAEFAHQPRTVVSSTFIAHVRHASTGRANLANTHPFQYGNRVFAHNGVIEDLGRLDAHLGNDRALVQGDTDSERYFALINREIAAADGDVGSGIVAAARWIAANLPLYSINMVMATADELWALRYPDTNRLYALCREPGGRHQRHLDHASPFSEIRARSFDLADRPAVAVESERMDEDPSWRLMASGELLHVAPDLTVTSRVVLAIPPAHQLSLDDLRPEAALSQTINVSPADVDADVEVEVESAATA; this comes from the coding sequence ATGTGCCAGATGTTCGCGCTGACCAGCGGAGCGCAGCCGATCGAAGCAACGTTCTGGCTGCTCGACGCTCCGGACAGCGAGCGGGCGCGAACGTCGCGATCCCCTGACGGCGCCGGCATCGCGACGTTCGCGCCGGATGGCACCCCCCGCGTCATCAAACAACCGATCACCGAGCGCGCCGGCGCGGAGTTCGCCCACCAGCCGCGAACCGTCGTCTCGTCGACGTTCATCGCCCACGTGCGGCACGCGTCCACAGGACGCGCCAACCTGGCCAACACCCACCCTTTTCAGTACGGGAACCGGGTCTTCGCCCACAACGGGGTGATCGAGGACCTGGGCCGACTGGACGCTCACCTCGGCAACGACCGTGCGCTGGTCCAGGGCGACACCGACTCGGAGCGATACTTCGCGCTGATCAACCGGGAGATCGCGGCCGCGGACGGCGACGTCGGATCGGGCATCGTCGCCGCCGCCCGGTGGATCGCGGCGAACCTGCCGCTCTACTCGATCAACATGGTGATGGCCACCGCGGACGAGCTCTGGGCGCTGCGTTACCCGGACACGAACCGGCTCTACGCGCTGTGCCGTGAGCCGGGCGGTCGCCACCAGCGCCACCTCGACCACGCGAGCCCGTTCAGCGAGATCAGGGCCCGGTCCTTCGACCTGGCCGACCGGCCGGCGGTGGCGGTGGAAAGCGAGCGGATGGACGAGGACCCTTCCTGGCGCCTGATGGCGTCCGGCGAGCTGCTCCACGTCGCCCCCGACCTGACGGTCACCTCCCGGGTGGTCCTGGCGATCCCGCCGGCCCACCAGCTCTCCCTCGACGACCTGCGCCCCGAGGCCGCCTTGTCCCAGACCATCAACGTCTCGCCGGCCGACGTCGACGCCGACGTCGAGGTCGAGGTCGAGTCGGCGGCGACGGCATAG
- a CDS encoding NUDIX domain-containing protein yields MEAATGSAGLAWQRGLPRKRMAAAVVLVDDGGRVLLVRPTYRPGWDLPGGVIEQDEAPRAAARRELVEELSLDRALGSLLAVDWVPATAERTEGLIVVFDGGRLTAAEAAGIRLPAEELAEWTFAAADQLSALMMPLLARRVAACLRARVVGRTVYLEDGTALG; encoded by the coding sequence GTGGAGGCTGCGACCGGCTCGGCTGGGTTGGCCTGGCAGCGTGGGCTGCCGCGTAAGCGGATGGCGGCCGCGGTTGTGCTGGTGGACGACGGGGGCCGGGTGCTTCTGGTGCGGCCGACGTATCGGCCGGGCTGGGATCTTCCGGGTGGAGTGATCGAGCAGGACGAGGCGCCGCGTGCGGCGGCGCGTCGGGAGCTCGTCGAGGAGCTGAGCCTGGACCGGGCTCTCGGCAGCCTGTTGGCTGTCGATTGGGTGCCAGCGACAGCTGAGCGTACCGAGGGTCTGATCGTGGTTTTCGACGGCGGGCGGCTGACTGCGGCCGAGGCCGCTGGCATCCGGCTGCCTGCCGAGGAGCTGGCGGAGTGGACGTTCGCGGCGGCCGACCAGCTGTCCGCGCTGATGATGCCGCTACTTGCCCGGCGGGTGGCTGCCTGTCTGAGGGCGCGGGTGGTCGGTCGGACCGTCTATCTGGAGGACGGAACGGCGCTGGGCTGA
- a CDS encoding methyltransferase domain-containing protein — translation MVTSLLNEDALTASSVVANRAMNRERQLTGVNSYERELGFRPLDWLRARLTDDDRRTEKTRVAWLDLCCGTGRALLQAADALRTEGLGDATRLVGIDLVDAFTPRPPGGNVELVTASVVSWQPSGRFDLITCVHGLHYVGDKLAVLTRAVDALTETGLFIADFDAASIRRPDGQPMGRGLTTALRAAGLSYDARRHRLACHGRREILLPFRYLGADDHAGPNYTHQPAVHSYYQPGS, via the coding sequence GTGGTGACCAGCCTGCTCAACGAGGACGCGCTGACCGCCTCGTCGGTAGTGGCGAACCGGGCGATGAACCGGGAGCGCCAGCTCACCGGGGTCAACAGCTACGAGCGTGAGCTCGGTTTCCGGCCACTGGACTGGCTACGCGCTCGTCTGACAGACGACGACCGCAGGACCGAGAAGACCCGGGTTGCATGGCTCGACCTGTGCTGCGGCACCGGCCGGGCGTTGCTCCAGGCCGCCGACGCGCTACGCACGGAGGGTCTCGGCGACGCGACCCGCCTCGTCGGCATCGACCTGGTCGACGCGTTCACGCCGCGACCGCCGGGCGGCAACGTGGAACTGGTCACCGCGTCGGTCGTGAGCTGGCAGCCATCCGGCCGGTTCGACCTGATCACCTGCGTCCACGGGCTGCACTACGTCGGCGACAAGCTCGCGGTCCTCACCCGCGCCGTGGATGCGCTGACCGAAACGGGACTGTTCATCGCCGACTTCGACGCCGCGAGCATTCGGCGCCCGGACGGACAGCCCATGGGGCGCGGCCTGACGACGGCGCTTCGCGCCGCCGGGCTCTCCTACGACGCCCGTCGACACCGACTAGCCTGCCACGGCCGACGCGAGATCCTTCTCCCGTTCCGCTACCTGGGCGCCGACGACCACGCCGGCCCCAACTACACCCACCAGCCCGCCGTCCACTCCTACTACCAGCCTGGATCTTGA
- a CDS encoding helix-turn-helix domain-containing protein, with product MDTEALVADAFTQLGIEARPPAGRPDGRVDLMVDLVVEPEGAAVPIVLRRRSLVSEDVAARLLAANREPIGAGGAVLLVVGDRVTEAARKVLTEQRAGYYDLRGRIALRSSRLVIDAEVAPIGERGVRTQALGGKAGLEVAIALLLEPNEGVAVRELARSLGRSASTVSQVLAALRRDQLVDSANAVVDARLFWQVAEQWPTSRTLLARCPDPDDQSGVAKSLRLGLADLANETGWALTDTTAAAAYGAPVAVRADQTLDFFVPDQVVLRRATTLLGAAATPARAGASVRVAPVAAVCARRFDLPGGSWRWPLAHPLFVALDLAQDEGRGREILDAWNPDPRWSRAW from the coding sequence GTGGACACGGAAGCACTCGTGGCCGACGCCTTCACTCAGCTGGGAATCGAGGCCCGGCCGCCTGCCGGCCGGCCCGATGGTCGGGTCGACCTGATGGTCGACCTGGTGGTCGAGCCGGAGGGGGCGGCGGTGCCGATCGTGCTCAGGCGCCGGTCGCTGGTGTCCGAGGACGTCGCGGCGCGGCTGCTGGCGGCCAACCGCGAGCCCATCGGGGCTGGCGGCGCGGTCCTGTTGGTCGTCGGGGACCGGGTGACCGAGGCGGCGCGGAAGGTGCTGACCGAGCAGCGGGCTGGCTACTACGACCTGCGCGGCCGGATCGCGCTGCGGTCGAGCCGCCTCGTGATCGACGCCGAGGTCGCGCCGATTGGAGAACGCGGCGTTCGGACACAAGCCCTGGGCGGTAAGGCTGGGCTCGAGGTCGCGATCGCTCTGCTCCTGGAACCGAATGAGGGCGTGGCCGTCCGGGAGTTGGCGCGCAGCCTCGGCCGGTCGGCCAGCACGGTGTCGCAGGTTCTCGCGGCGCTGCGACGTGACCAGCTCGTCGACTCGGCGAACGCGGTCGTAGATGCGCGGCTGTTCTGGCAGGTGGCCGAGCAGTGGCCGACCTCGCGCACCCTGCTCGCCAGATGTCCAGATCCAGACGATCAGAGCGGCGTCGCGAAATCCCTGCGCCTCGGCCTCGCTGACCTGGCGAACGAGACCGGCTGGGCGCTGACGGACACGACCGCCGCGGCGGCCTATGGCGCTCCGGTCGCGGTCCGCGCCGACCAGACGCTCGACTTCTTCGTCCCAGATCAGGTGGTGCTTCGGCGGGCGACCACGCTCCTTGGCGCCGCCGCGACGCCGGCCCGGGCCGGCGCCTCGGTGCGGGTCGCGCCGGTGGCGGCCGTCTGCGCCCGCCGTTTCGACCTCCCGGGTGGCAGTTGGCGTTGGCCGCTCGCGCATCCGCTGTTCGTCGCACTCGACCTGGCACAGGACGAGGGCCGCGGACGCGAGATCCTGGATGCCTGGAACCCTGACCCGAGGTGGTCCCGTGCCTGGTAG
- a CDS encoding GntR family transcriptional regulator encodes MATGTDAGPRAAPGGRAADAPARGDLGGRQPKYLRIHRELSDRIASGQWPAGSLLPSQQQLAAQFGVSVMTLRQALQLLADDGLIQTRHGAGTYVAARHAYDLGGLRSFAADLSAQDAGVTTELLAAGTVTPPADVAARLGAPGEVLRLRRLRLAGGRPLIVQTSYLPAALAAVVEPEDLRLRGLYTILAEHGLAIARADETITPAALGANDAHDLARPQSSLALLSHRVSFTATGNPVIDDYALLPADSVAITVNRSPGQLEVQYTLAS; translated from the coding sequence ATGGCGACCGGAACCGATGCTGGTCCGCGGGCTGCTCCCGGTGGGCGCGCGGCGGATGCGCCCGCCCGAGGGGACCTCGGCGGCCGGCAGCCGAAGTACCTGCGCATCCACCGCGAGCTGAGCGATCGCATCGCCAGCGGGCAGTGGCCGGCCGGCAGCCTGTTGCCCTCCCAGCAGCAGCTCGCGGCCCAGTTCGGGGTCAGCGTCATGACCTTGCGCCAGGCTCTTCAGCTACTGGCCGATGACGGCCTGATCCAGACCCGCCACGGCGCCGGGACCTACGTCGCCGCCCGCCACGCCTATGACCTTGGCGGTCTGCGCAGCTTCGCCGCCGATCTCAGCGCCCAGGACGCCGGCGTCACCACCGAGCTTCTCGCCGCCGGTACCGTCACTCCACCCGCGGACGTCGCCGCGCGGCTCGGCGCACCCGGCGAGGTGCTCCGGCTGCGCCGCCTGCGGCTGGCGGGCGGCCGGCCGCTGATCGTCCAGACCTCATACCTGCCGGCCGCGCTGGCCGCCGTCGTCGAGCCGGAGGACCTGCGGCTTCGCGGTCTCTACACGATCCTCGCCGAGCACGGGCTGGCCATCGCTCGGGCGGACGAGACCATCACCCCCGCGGCACTCGGCGCGAACGACGCTCACGATCTCGCCCGGCCCCAGTCCAGTCTCGCGCTGCTCAGCCACCGGGTCAGCTTCACCGCCACGGGAAACCCGGTCATCGACGACTACGCGCTGCTGCCAGCTGACAGCGTGGCGATCACGGTCAACCGGTCACCGGGTCAGCTAGAGGTGCAGTACACGCTCGCGAGCTGA